A genomic window from Candidatus Saccharibacteria bacterium includes:
- a CDS encoding succinylglutamate desuccinylase/aspartoacylase family protein, with amino-acid sequence MKILIIGATHGNELLGTKLYARLLQKRSALLEHVDFIIGNPKAFALKKRYIDEDLNRSYGSQGDSHEATRTAEIQRYVEFMKPDLIIDMHTTTCDQPNCLITNNLDGDAKQRFLRACHIDNVLQIQPLGDVTTLGENVIAYEVPNRSITPKLLDAIIGDLERFVEADRSYAHKKLFIMSDKIYKKDVTPEVAATFVNFQPNLIGFVPIMTGNNSYKRQTDYLGFKSDEVKDIVI; translated from the coding sequence ATGAAGATTCTCATTATTGGTGCTACACATGGTAACGAGCTACTCGGGACGAAGCTGTACGCTCGCCTACTACAAAAGCGCTCAGCACTACTGGAGCATGTCGATTTTATTATTGGTAATCCAAAGGCTTTTGCGTTGAAAAAGCGTTATATTGACGAAGATTTGAACCGCAGCTATGGTTCGCAGGGCGATTCTCATGAGGCGACGCGAACCGCGGAGATTCAGCGATACGTTGAGTTTATGAAACCAGATCTCATCATAGATATGCATACAACCACCTGTGATCAGCCGAATTGTTTGATCACCAATAACCTGGATGGCGATGCAAAGCAGCGATTCCTGCGCGCCTGTCACATCGATAATGTTTTGCAGATACAGCCGCTCGGTGATGTTACTACACTGGGTGAAAATGTGATTGCCTATGAGGTGCCGAATCGCAGTATTACGCCTAAACTACTCGATGCGATTATTGGTGATTTAGAGCGTTTTGTCGAGGCCGATCGTTCGTATGCACATAAAAAACTTTTCATCATGTCTGATAAGATTTACAAAAAGGACGTCACGCCAGAAGTCGCCGCTACATTTGTGAATTTCCAGCCAAACCTAATTGGTTTTGTTCCGATTATGACAGGCAATAACTCATATAAACGACAAACAGATTATTTAGGATTTAAATCAGACGAAGTAAAAGACATTGTGATCTGA
- a CDS encoding site-specific DNA-methyltransferase, whose protein sequence is MNDYVGKDEILKDLQQRVEDKILEPSNYDLLKKLVENADTLDEAIKIAELGTTYRRTGFHFDKKLEKHSNTISYFKKNEDLSFVTDPAATTHKLIIGDNYPALLNLLVEYKGKIDVIYIDPPYGKDSMGEFAQTNYENAISRDNLLSMLYPRLWLAKQLLSENGVIFCSIDDKNHAYIKGLFDEIFGESNFVGEYVWHSKLTGGYDNDNINMQHEFVMVYAKNKYSETLKDEENTDTKYTLQDEGGRYYKWDSLWNIGGLTYSKSLDYTIKAPDGNDIYPPGERGVAFWLWSKDKVEKERDQLKFQKDKNGQWKVYKKVYASDNIVSSSMLLDQKLVKGNTNGTAVIKSIFGTKPFDNPKPVELIKYLVQRAEKSNDSVILDFFAGSGTTGQAVLEMNQEDDGNRQFILMTNNEVTDKNPNGIAYDVTSRRLKRVMDGKDYDGTDNFKWLEKNKPLGDNLLTVDIAEVANFEATEGKTAFDVIDETLYGQTKLGVNEKVEWVAKNFEQTQKRLEEK, encoded by the coding sequence AACTACGACCTCCTAAAGAAGCTGGTAGAAAACGCCGACACACTAGACGAAGCCATCAAAATAGCCGAGCTAGGCACTACCTACCGCCGTACGGGTTTTCATTTTGACAAAAAGCTAGAAAAGCACAGCAACACCATCTCTTACTTCAAGAAAAACGAAGACCTTAGCTTCGTAACCGACCCTGCCGCTACCACACACAAACTTATCATTGGCGACAACTACCCAGCTCTGCTTAACCTGCTAGTGGAATACAAGGGCAAGATAGATGTTATTTACATTGACCCACCGTATGGCAAAGACAGCATGGGTGAGTTTGCCCAGACCAACTACGAAAATGCTATAAGCCGAGACAACCTACTAAGTATGCTATACCCTCGCCTGTGGCTGGCTAAGCAGCTGCTGAGTGAGAACGGTGTTATCTTCTGCTCCATTGATGATAAAAATCATGCATATATTAAAGGGCTTTTTGACGAAATTTTCGGCGAAAGTAATTTTGTCGGCGAGTATGTGTGGCATAGCAAGTTAACTGGCGGATACGATAACGACAATATCAACATGCAGCATGAATTCGTTATGGTATATGCAAAAAATAAATATAGTGAAACATTGAAGGACGAAGAGAATACCGATACAAAGTATACGCTTCAAGATGAAGGCGGACGATACTACAAGTGGGACAGCTTATGGAATATCGGCGGACTAACATATTCAAAAAGCCTAGACTATACAATAAAAGCACCCGATGGAAATGATATATACCCACCAGGTGAGAGAGGTGTTGCATTTTGGCTATGGAGCAAAGATAAGGTAGAAAAAGAAAGAGACCAATTAAAATTTCAAAAAGATAAAAACGGACAATGGAAAGTGTATAAAAAAGTATATGCCTCCGATAATATCGTATCGAGCTCAATGCTACTTGATCAAAAATTAGTAAAGGGAAATACAAACGGCACTGCTGTTATAAAATCAATTTTTGGAACAAAGCCATTTGACAATCCAAAACCAGTAGAACTCATTAAATACCTTGTACAAAGAGCTGAGAAGAGCAACGATTCGGTTATTTTAGATTTCTTCGCTGGTAGTGGTACGACTGGGCAAGCAGTACTAGAAATGAACCAAGAAGATGATGGCAATAGGCAATTTATCCTCATGACAAACAACGAAGTCACCGACAAAAACCCGAACGGTATCGCGTACGACGTAACGAGTCGCAGGCTGAAGCGTGTGATGGATGGTAAGGACTATGATGGTACGGACAACTTCAAGTGGCTTGAAAAGAACAAACCACTCGGCGACAACCTGCTTACTGTAGACATCGCCGAAGTAGCCAACTTTGAAGCCACTGAAGGCAAAACCGCCTTTGACGTGATAGACGAAACGCTGTATGGACAAACCAAGCTCGGCGTAAACGAAAAAGTTGAGTGGGTAGCAAAAAACTTTGAGCAGACCCAGAAACGCCTAGAGGAAAAGTAG
- a CDS encoding Fic family protein has translation MVNKITRDRIDILKAQYDELLETHIDALKEISIAEVPEMVYNSNAIENSTLTLKDTTDIIMHDIITKDHDIREIYEAKNLAGVMQHLLENPSEPLSIDSILAMHKSLLSHIQDDVAGRFRMGKEWVRIGAHIGANPQFTSGLMSDLLEKYHNDDQSHILHKIAHFHAEFETIHPFVDGNGRIGRVLINQQLMSAGYPPIIVQSKSKNTSYYPLFDDYRNNDKYDGFTNLFALLLQESLNKRITLLTKSKIITVSEWASSNGIAGNSAANKAARQTIPAFRTSEKWMIAQDYKI, from the coding sequence ATGGTTAATAAAATCACTAGAGATAGAATCGATATCCTCAAAGCTCAATATGATGAGTTATTAGAGACGCATATAGATGCACTGAAGGAGATTTCTATCGCCGAGGTGCCCGAAATGGTTTATAACTCTAACGCGATCGAGAATTCAACCCTGACGCTTAAGGACACGACAGATATTATTATGCACGATATCATCACTAAAGATCACGACATTCGTGAAATCTACGAAGCAAAAAATCTGGCGGGAGTTATGCAGCACCTACTCGAAAATCCGTCCGAGCCGCTGTCAATTGATTCAATCCTAGCTATGCATAAATCGCTGCTCTCGCACATCCAGGATGATGTCGCAGGACGCTTTCGTATGGGCAAGGAGTGGGTACGTATCGGTGCTCATATCGGTGCAAATCCGCAATTTACATCTGGGCTCATGTCGGATCTGCTCGAAAAATACCATAATGACGACCAATCTCATATCCTCCACAAGATTGCTCATTTTCATGCAGAATTTGAAACGATCCATCCATTTGTCGATGGCAATGGTCGTATCGGTCGCGTGCTCATAAACCAGCAGCTGATGAGCGCTGGCTATCCACCGATCATTGTTCAGAGCAAGAGCAAAAACACCAGTTATTACCCGCTGTTTGATGACTATCGTAACAATGATAAATATGATGGGTTCACCAATTTATTTGCGTTATTGCTACAGGAATCGCTAAATAAACGCATCACGCTGCTCACTAAATCAAAGATCATCACAGTGTCAGAGTGGGCTAGCAGCAACGGCATAGCTGGCAACTCCGCAGCTAACAAAGCCGCTCGCCAGACAATCCCGGCATTTCGCACGAGTGAGAAATGGATGATCGCGCAAGATTATAAAATATAA
- a CDS encoding peptidase: protein MLHITLLGDSYSAGNGAGNYYGEKGSYRSNNNWAHRYADWLNQQGVKTTLTDLSYNGYTTTDVKNKQISKVPVNTDLVMLTIGGNDAKFADVVRYCFAAGYRGPKECENKVKYARDQFSDIIRGTREIFEELEKKIPQTSQIVLVGYPLLTTRDEFCLSESVSKLRTFCPAGAFNYQAGFEVRNAGIDFNGLQLKLVQEWNDTHVLKVTYIASVATKFFGHEPNPNGSSRNNKRWLNEFFETEGRSNADGITESKPSNDTHEFYHPNITGHEQIALLIESRIGIPTSAKEITSNSSDVDVAFVFDTTGSMTDRLDVVKRDIADTISQIEQETNSARFALVDYQDRPGYGGEAADYPSRVQIPFTSDADAVTAIMNELTTGFGGDIPETVYSGMMTALDLDWRPGARKMIIVMGDAPAKDPEPVTGYTWQTILNRSYEIDPVEVYVIDGLWENLSASIGELVPRSGGKVFVSSVEFSDATLESVDSSTTKPFGWIQGPYLIKVGESVTLDARASYAVTGEIVHIEWDLDGDSEFETISPSLLYEHRFTEEFGGTIGIKITDTDGRVGIGSTRLDVTDDGDTIPRAIDNCPDIANQNQADYDEDGIGDNCDDDIGWPTKDRDGIYASMYDISSNSTGIDKLPSSTSQPQSRSLTLQPTAAPTPTPLSSSNDKNLFAVKKSGDEAGSSSSETTKNEMKWMWMIGLVGGVIYITVVVFAQKVRKIRL from the coding sequence ATGCTACATATAACCCTGTTGGGTGATTCCTATTCTGCCGGCAATGGTGCCGGCAATTACTATGGAGAAAAAGGTTCATATAGAAGTAACAATAACTGGGCACATCGTTATGCTGATTGGCTAAATCAACAAGGTGTCAAGACGACTTTAACTGATCTATCGTATAATGGTTATACTACGACAGATGTAAAGAATAAACAGATTAGCAAAGTTCCTGTAAATACTGACCTTGTAATGCTGACGATCGGTGGTAATGACGCAAAGTTTGCCGATGTTGTTCGGTATTGTTTCGCAGCGGGCTATCGAGGTCCGAAAGAATGTGAAAACAAAGTGAAGTATGCCAGAGATCAATTTTCTGATATTATACGTGGAACCAGAGAAATATTCGAGGAATTAGAAAAGAAAATCCCTCAAACCTCGCAAATTGTTCTGGTGGGATACCCCTTACTAACGACCAGAGATGAGTTTTGTTTGTCAGAAAGTGTCAGCAAGCTGAGGACGTTTTGTCCAGCAGGGGCGTTCAACTATCAGGCAGGGTTTGAAGTCCGAAACGCTGGCATTGATTTTAATGGGCTGCAGCTAAAACTAGTTCAAGAGTGGAATGATACTCATGTACTGAAGGTCACCTATATTGCATCGGTAGCAACAAAGTTTTTTGGTCACGAGCCAAATCCGAATGGTTCTAGCAGGAATAACAAACGGTGGCTGAACGAATTTTTTGAGACAGAGGGCAGATCTAATGCTGATGGTATCACTGAATCGAAGCCTTCTAATGACACTCATGAATTCTACCATCCTAATATTACTGGTCATGAACAGATAGCGTTATTAATCGAGTCGAGGATTGGTATTCCGACTTCTGCAAAAGAAATCACTAGCAACTCGAGTGACGTTGATGTAGCATTTGTCTTTGATACTACTGGATCTATGACTGACCGCCTAGATGTTGTGAAGCGTGATATTGCAGATACCATATCACAGATAGAGCAAGAAACTAATTCTGCACGATTTGCTCTGGTTGATTATCAAGACCGTCCAGGTTATGGTGGTGAGGCAGCAGATTATCCATCTAGGGTACAAATCCCATTTACTAGTGATGCGGATGCGGTTACTGCTATAATGAATGAATTGACGACGGGTTTTGGCGGCGACATCCCGGAGACGGTTTATAGCGGTATGATGACAGCATTAGATTTAGACTGGCGACCTGGCGCACGAAAGATGATTATTGTCATGGGAGATGCGCCAGCAAAGGACCCTGAGCCTGTTACGGGATATACATGGCAAACTATTCTGAATAGATCGTACGAAATAGATCCGGTCGAGGTATATGTGATAGACGGGTTGTGGGAAAATTTATCTGCTAGTATCGGCGAACTGGTTCCACGCTCTGGCGGCAAAGTATTCGTTAGCTCAGTAGAGTTTTCCGACGCAACGCTAGAGTCTGTAGATAGCTCAACTACTAAGCCTTTTGGCTGGATTCAGGGACCGTATCTTATTAAGGTTGGCGAATCGGTAACCTTGGATGCACGAGCTTCATATGCGGTAACTGGCGAGATTGTTCATATCGAGTGGGACTTGGACGGCGACAGTGAGTTTGAGACAATTTCTCCGAGCTTGCTATACGAACATCGTTTTACAGAGGAGTTCGGCGGCACTATTGGTATCAAGATCACTGATACAGATGGGCGTGTGGGTATCGGGTCAACCCGACTCGATGTGACCGACGATGGTGATACGATCCCACGTGCTATCGATAATTGCCCTGATATTGCCAATCAAAACCAAGCAGATTACGACGAGGATGGTATTGGCGATAACTGCGATGATGACATTGGCTGGCCGACTAAAGATAGAGATGGTATCTATGCGTCGATGTATGATATATCTTCCAATTCTACTGGCATAGACAAGCTTCCTTCTTCGACTTCGCAGCCACAATCTCGTAGTTTAACACTACAACCGACAGCCGCCCCAACTCCAACTCCATTATCTTCATCGAATGACAAGAATCTATTTGCCGTAAAGAAGTCTGGCGATGAAGCAGGCAGTAGTTCAAGTGAGACAACAAAGAACGAGATGAAATGGATGTGGATGATAGGTCTTGTCGGAGGAGTTATATACATAACAGTGGTAGTATTTGCTCAAAAGGTCCGAAAAATAAGATTGTAA
- a CDS encoding alpha/beta hydrolase: MTKTLPIQIDKGNGAPLVLLHGLGTNHKSWEFVLEHIDYTKHRVITLDLLGFGDAPKPKNVKYTPRDHAEAVMATLDKLGIKKAVFAGHSMGCIVAIEIAATWPDRVASLLLLGAPLYKAARQRHWWHKLLPAEGLYFALFDELKKHPVAVQAGGTLANNLAPLVKGMEITDETWPAFRKSLEHAVMQFDTFRKATKLRVPTLFVNGLLDVFIIRRNIKEIRRANRRYVRVRRTLGSHELTPHQGRLVARIINK, translated from the coding sequence ATGACCAAAACCCTCCCTATTCAAATTGACAAAGGCAACGGCGCCCCGCTAGTGCTGCTCCATGGGCTCGGGACTAATCACAAAAGCTGGGAGTTTGTGCTAGAGCACATCGACTACACCAAACACCGAGTTATCACGCTGGATCTGCTAGGTTTTGGCGATGCGCCGAAGCCAAAAAACGTAAAATACACGCCGCGTGATCACGCCGAGGCGGTGATGGCGACGCTCGACAAACTCGGCATCAAAAAGGCTGTCTTTGCCGGGCATTCGATGGGTTGTATCGTGGCGATCGAAATAGCCGCTACCTGGCCTGATCGTGTTGCGTCACTCCTGTTGCTCGGCGCACCGCTGTATAAAGCGGCGCGGCAGCGACACTGGTGGCACAAACTATTACCGGCAGAGGGACTCTATTTCGCGCTCTTTGACGAGCTAAAGAAGCACCCTGTTGCAGTCCAGGCGGGCGGAACACTCGCAAACAATCTAGCCCCACTAGTAAAAGGTATGGAGATTACTGACGAGACCTGGCCTGCTTTTCGTAAAAGTCTCGAGCATGCTGTCATGCAGTTCGATACATTTAGAAAGGCTACGAAACTGCGTGTCCCTACCCTGTTTGTCAATGGGCTGCTCGATGTATTTATCATTAGGCGCAATATAAAGGAAATCCGGCGAGCTAATCGCCGATATGTCCGGGTTCGCCGCACGCTGGGGTCACACGAACTGACGCCCCATCAGGGGCGTCTAGTCGCGCGAATTATTAATAAGTAG
- a CDS encoding DEAD/DEAH box helicase family protein, with product MLQEAKNIQHEAVDKLINLLKHSKQKSLVFKAPTGSGKTYMIADFMNRVLAEDKDVVFMVSSLSKGNLAQQNHEKFESYGTTFTHLNPYLISSEISGEEQLFIPTEYNVYSLPLSLYKKGGRLMQGSLTNFFNTITGGRLLEGHEKKIILIKDECHIATNNLDDIPENYISRIIDVSATPKLSRGQYPDVEITNEEAVQAKLIKTVEWGEDGASLDDAIDQFEGVKEQYRNLLGVNPCLIIQISNKDKADEELDNVIMPSLNKTNLKWMLIVNDNKKCDTNDVMKAKKLPVDKWKKYAKENTSTIDVIIFKLAISEGWDIPRACMLYQIRDSQSKQLDEQVIGRVRRNPHLIDYEDLSEEAQTLATTAWIWGVEPEDQAKMFAVKLQGDEVSNELRVKTTRLKKLTNKTGFNIEEYLIGKQDKLADPRSIFDLWRSYEDAGNDVQELVDEYATDYSKWWKAARNIDGISTENSQYENDYADSMEVNETEVSFPATSFYTNTDKSVNIRDWAWKRQDGATRFAFDSAAEEDWADILKDIASSGVVASVKVGNEESNLEFMPRDDARKDVLLWGKNYVGNSDVKFEYYLGALHSSYPDFVMKGADGRIHIFEVKSANMASGMPAGFDASLYKAKVDELKKAYRQASKLTRQIFYLPVQTNDVWQITKYEDGNEDTLTIDQFEGFVGVR from the coding sequence ATGCTGCAAGAAGCCAAAAACATACAACACGAAGCCGTAGACAAGCTTATAAACCTGCTCAAACACAGCAAGCAAAAAAGCCTGGTGTTCAAAGCCCCTACTGGTAGCGGCAAAACCTACATGATTGCGGACTTCATGAACCGAGTGCTTGCTGAAGATAAGGATGTGGTGTTTATGGTGAGCAGCCTAAGCAAAGGCAACCTAGCCCAGCAGAACCACGAAAAGTTTGAGAGCTATGGCACGACATTCACGCACCTCAACCCCTACCTGATTAGTAGTGAGATTAGTGGCGAAGAACAGCTATTTATCCCCACCGAGTACAACGTGTACTCCCTGCCCTTATCGTTATACAAAAAGGGCGGACGGCTGATGCAAGGCTCGCTGACGAACTTCTTTAATACCATCACAGGTGGACGCTTGCTGGAGGGGCACGAAAAGAAAATTATCCTGATAAAAGACGAGTGCCACATTGCCACTAACAACCTAGATGACATTCCAGAGAACTATATCAGTCGCATTATAGATGTGAGTGCCACACCAAAACTCAGTCGTGGTCAGTACCCGGATGTAGAGATAACCAACGAAGAGGCGGTGCAAGCAAAACTCATCAAAACTGTTGAGTGGGGCGAAGATGGTGCAAGCCTAGATGACGCCATCGATCAGTTTGAGGGGGTGAAGGAGCAGTATCGCAATCTGCTCGGTGTAAACCCTTGCCTAATTATCCAGATAAGCAACAAAGACAAAGCCGATGAAGAGCTGGACAATGTGATAATGCCATCCCTCAATAAAACCAACTTGAAATGGATGCTGATAGTCAACGACAACAAAAAGTGCGACACCAACGATGTGATGAAGGCTAAAAAACTACCAGTAGATAAGTGGAAAAAGTATGCCAAAGAAAACACTTCAACCATAGATGTGATTATCTTCAAGCTCGCCATTAGCGAGGGCTGGGACATCCCTCGTGCCTGTATGCTGTACCAGATTCGTGATAGTCAGAGTAAGCAGCTAGACGAGCAAGTTATTGGGCGTGTGCGGCGTAACCCTCACCTGATCGACTATGAAGATCTAAGTGAAGAAGCTCAAACACTGGCGACTACCGCATGGATATGGGGCGTAGAACCAGAAGACCAAGCTAAGATGTTTGCTGTAAAGCTGCAAGGTGACGAGGTGAGTAACGAGCTGCGGGTAAAAACTACTAGATTGAAGAAACTCACGAATAAAACAGGGTTTAATATCGAGGAGTACCTAATTGGTAAGCAGGATAAACTTGCCGACCCTAGAAGTATATTTGACCTATGGCGGAGCTACGAAGATGCTGGCAATGATGTACAGGAACTCGTAGATGAATACGCAACTGACTATTCCAAGTGGTGGAAAGCTGCCAGAAACATAGATGGTATATCAACAGAAAACAGCCAGTACGAAAACGACTATGCGGACAGTATGGAAGTGAATGAAACCGAAGTAAGCTTCCCTGCAACCAGCTTTTACACTAATACCGATAAGAGCGTGAACATACGAGACTGGGCGTGGAAACGCCAAGACGGTGCAACACGGTTTGCCTTTGATAGTGCCGCCGAAGAAGACTGGGCGGATATACTCAAGGACATCGCCAGTAGTGGTGTGGTGGCTAGTGTAAAGGTCGGCAATGAAGAGAGTAACTTGGAATTTATGCCGAGGGATGATGCTCGCAAAGATGTGCTACTGTGGGGCAAGAACTATGTAGGCAACAGCGATGTCAAGTTTGAATACTACCTGGGCGCACTTCACTCTTCGTATCCTGATTTTGTAATGAAAGGTGCTGATGGCCGGATCCATATTTTCGAGGTGAAGAGTGCGAACATGGCTAGTGGTATGCCAGCAGGCTTTGATGCCAGCTTGTATAAGGCGAAGGTTGACGAGTTGAAAAAGGCTTACCGGCAGGCTTCTAAACTAACTAGACAGATATTCTACTTGCCAGTACAGACTAACGATGTGTGGCAGATAACGAAGTACGAAGACGGCAATGAGGACACGCTCACAATTGACCAGTTTGAGGGCTTTGTTGGGGTGCGATAG